From Taeniopygia guttata chromosome 3, bTaeGut7.mat, whole genome shotgun sequence:
GAAGGTAACCTGGGCATGTGGGCTGCCAACCTTTTCACTGATAGTCACTGCAGCTTATTAGAGTCACTGAGAGAGCCTCCTACTGTGGTGGGAGAAACAAGGCTGTCTTACCTAAGTAAAAATCAAAGTGTACTTGAAAATTGAAATTGTGCCAGAAGGCAAAAATAACATTCATGACATTAGCAGACTGGGGCTTGTCTAGGGGAGCAGAGAATTTGTATTCTGCCTCCAGAATGAGGCATCAGCAAATCCAGCTCCTCACCCCAAGTAGCAGTACACTAGTCCTAGTTTTCAGCATAAGCAGATGGTCAAATAACTTCAAAATCAGATTTAGGGATTGCAAGCCAAATACTGTATCCTTACGTTTTGCATTATAAGTTCACTATTTGGTAGTACAAATTGATTGTATGAATTTCAAATGATGCCTGgtttgaagaatattttttccttgtattAAATATAATACAAATATTCAAATGTTGAggtctgtttgttttcttgtttggtaATAACAAACTAGTGCAATGCATCAGCGCAAAAACATTTGTTGAACAAgtacttttttgtttgtctgttaATGCCCTAAATAGTAACAGTCaaattaacaaaacaaacaagaaaccaAACCACAACTTTGTGCATTTAGCTGGTATTTCAAAAGATGTTGAGGAGTGAAagtttttaagaagaaattatgAACAACGTGTAGAGAATGAATGCATTGCAGTTCCATAATGCACTTAGTTTAAACCAACCTTCTTTACCCCTTTTGAGGTTTGTCATTGTGTTCTTCTGGGTCATCTCTTGATGTTGTCAAGTACAATAGACTCTAATCTATTTCTTTTTATCcgaggtttttatttttctgcaggtGGCCTAAATTGTCAGGGGCAAGGTAGAAGGTGATCTGTGCCCAGCATCACACTGAGCATAGTGTAGGCATAGACACGATGCCCAGTCTCCAGTTAGTCTTACCTGCATTCTTCTACAATGATCattgtttcttttgctttatcTTGATACAGCTGTCTGTCATGCTTGTGTTCTAGGGTTTTAAATGTCCTTTGCATATGTATTTACTGTAGTGGATTTGCAGTTCGGTTGTTGTCCTGTTTTGTAAAATTCTTGCTTTAAACTATGCACATGTCCTCATAGGGCTGTTGATAAATCTGAAATTTGGACATGTAGCCAAAAATTTTTTGTGGTTCACAATGTTTTAAACTTTGCTTGctagtatttttttcctaaagttaggccttctttaaaaaagaaatggtGTAATTGCATAGATTGTTGCATTATCTAGTACTATCAGTTAGGTGGGATGTTGAACGCATGTGTAAAGATTACTTGTTAATTTGCTGCTTGTGTCTTTCAGATGTGTATTCTGGTTATTTTCTAAGCATTATGCCAGTTTTTTAGTAAGTAATACTTTAATATCTTGGGTAGAATCCTAAAGTGGTTTGGATTGGAACAAACCTTAAAGATCCTCCAGTTCCTCTCTCAGCCATAGGCAGAGGCACCTTCAACTAGACCAGGTTATTCAGAGCTCAGTCCAGCTGGGTCTTGaactccagggatggggagtccacaacctctctgggcaacctgttcagTGCCTTAGCATtctcacagtaaagattttttttttaatatccaatctaaacctgcctTCCTTCAGCTTTAGGCCATTCTCCCTTATCCCATCACTATGTGCCATTGTGGAAAATCCCTTTCCACATAAGCCTGGTATTAAACTCTTTTTGGGCTATATGCAGTTCTGTGTTCTGTAGGTGCAgacttagaaaaataataatttccattGGTTTAGATtaatcaatatttattttactatacttttttgcttattttctatCTATGTGTAGCGTCGCTCGGTCCGCTCCGACTGAGTCGGGGACTTCGGGCACGCTATGATGGTAATAAAGAGAGTCTTCCACCAGGCGGGGTCTCTCAGGCGGCTTTATTCCGAGGGCTAATCGAGGGAAGGCGAGGAGGGCGAAGGGATGCaaccactcagagggcgagccagctctgagagccccgaaccagggcgGGGCAGGGTATATAACAGTTACAGGGGAGGAGGGTCAAGGGGTAGAgcatccaaccgggtgagggtatgagggtggagtcaaCGGAGAGTGACATGGCAACGGCCAACCGGGATAAAGgaaaggagtggtttcgggggaggaaccaatgggggtacaaagaacttagaactttccagaacaaagggaaggaatacaaaatgattgacataaactgggggaagggagaacagatgACAGACAACTTGGGAGGCGGGAAAGCTACACATCAGTGGCCTCCCATGGTAATGCAGGGAGGTCACtagccacaccccctcccacatctcccccGTCTTTATTAACTAAATAAGCGGAACCGAAAGTCTTAACTAAATATTGTTTGAAAATGgctaaagcaataaaaataaggaaaataataactaaaatCCAGATAAGTCCTTTAACGATGGGGGCTGCCCATCCGGGGATGCCCCACTGCAAGAATGTCTTGTCTATAGGGTCAGCAGCCGATGGATTCTCAGTCTTTAAGTCTTTTACTTGCTCTTTTATCTGTTGGATGTGGGCCTGGATGGATTTGCTTCTCGATGACAGATTGAAGCAGCACAGCCCGTCAAAGTCCTCgcagctgtggccatgggcTAAGAGTAAGAAGTCTATCGCAGCCCGATTTTGTAGGGTTGCGTGCCTGGTGGTCTGTTCGTCCGCCAGAAGGTCTGAGAGGGCGGCCGACGTAGCGTTGGCATTCTTGTTTACCCAACACTCCAGGTGAGAAAGCTCACCAAGGGCTTTTGCTGCTGCGTACCATGGAAGGAATATGGACGCAGCGATTCTCTTAGTCTTGCCCCAATTGTACAACTGCGAATCACAATTTGAATCGAATTGGTCGTATGAGCGTTTTTTGCGGGccaattgtttttccttcctccattctaaaatctgggttttatttggagTGAGAGTCGCAAGCTTGCCAAGGCTGCATGGTCCTCCCTGGAGCCGAGATGGGATGCCTGACCATACTCTGTCTccacagataagaaacatcCCCTTGGGCAACACCTTAGGACGTGTGGAAGAAATCGAAACTACCTGGctggtgtaattgcaccaggTTTGGCTATTATATTTTTTGCTTAACGGTGTTACATCCTTTCTGTATGTATTCTTGGCCAAGTCAAGTCCATGCCAATTCTGACTTGGCCTTCTATAGTAAAATTTTACGCAGTATTCTGCGTGAGAGGACCCCAGCAGGTCCAATTCTTGGGGTTCCTCTTTACTATTAGACAAAATTTTTGTCCACTCGTCCCAAGTGTCAACCGGGTTAAGTCTCTTACCCGTGGTTCGGAGTAGGTCGGAGTTGAAAACTGGCCAATCGTCGGCAACCAGGGGAACCCCCACCAGGCATGTGGACAAGGGGTTGTCCACACTGCCCATGGCCAAACATAGAttgtcctgctgcaaggacttgGCGAGCGTGACCCACACGTTCTCTTTCGGCTGCTGAACAATCCAGCCGTCCGCCGCTTGTAGCCACAGGATGACGAAGgccacggcgacggccagctgggtGCAGTGGGGCGATTCCTGATGTTTCTCCCGGATTGGTGACATGTGGGCAGCCATCCTTATTCTAATAACGCAAGAGAAAAACGTAAATAACAGAAGAggtttggttccctcccctcccagctcccccttttgggttaaaaagaaacaaattaggGCACAGGGGTATAGGGGAAGCGGGTgaggtaagggggtaagggaaaggtaactggaggggatggggtaTCTTTTGATGCCGAGTCCGGTGGGTGGTAcagtctggtgatgaggactcgggacaccaagttgggacggctcccggtcATCTTCTTCTTTCGTCTTCtccacgcgactgcgtcgtcCGGTGTCGTGGGAGACGCAGCCTGTGGGTTCGGTGGCGACGGTGGTTCTGCAGCTGGGGCATCTTCCAAGAATGGCTTCACGtatttccccggaatccactttggGCCATGAGCTGTTGAaacacaggcataccctctcccccaggttattaaGGGAAAgggccctgtgatggctcgggattccgggtcccggacaaggaccggtgggcgctccttcaaaagTGCTCGCGTGGTGTTCGTAAAGTGCctgatgacgggcgggtctggctcACGGTCGGTGCAATTTAAGAAATTCAATACATAAAGTGCTTTGCAAAGGCGctcgaccggagtcatcgcCAGCGCCGCGTCATGTTGCTGATCGAGCAatcttttgagttctttgtgggagcgctccactaTGGCCTGCCCTGTGGGATTATGCGGAATGCCGGTGGTATGTTTGATACCCCATTGCTGCAGAAACAGTTCGAATTGTTTTGAGGTGAGTCCCGGGCCGTTGTCGGTTTTAATTGCCTTCGGGACTCCCAGTGTCGCAAATGCCATGAATAAGTGTTTTTTCGCATCCTTCGTTTTTTCTCCAGTATGGAGAGAGGCGAAGATGGCACCTGAAAATGTGTCCACTGACACATGTATGTATTTGAGACGGCCAAAAGCATTGTAGTGTGtcacatccatctgccacagcTCCAAAGCTCCCAGTCCCCGGGGGTTAACCCCTGACGCCACTGGTGGAAGGGCGAGGGACTGACAGCTGGGGCAAGTGGCGAGGATGGCCTTGGCCTGTTCCTTTGAGATTTTGAATTGCCTGGCAAGGGCAGGAGCATTTTGGTGGAAAAATGCATGACTGAGCCTTGCCTGTGCAAAAATGTCTGGGATTGTATTAGTGAGTGAATGTACCGAAGAGGATGTGGCGATGATCGCTGCTAAATGGTCTGCCCTCCGGTTACCCTCAGCGATGGCTCCTGGCAGGTCTGTGTGCGCCCGGACGTGCATTATGTGATAGGGTTGCTCGCGGTGGGAGATCAGCCAAATTAATTCCGTGAGCAACCCgaacaattttttgttttgaatttctttgagCATGGCATGTTCTGCCCGCTCTGCTATCCCGGCAACATACGCCGAATCAGTAACTAGATTGAAAGGCTGTTGGAATTTTTTGAATGCTCTCACGACCGCAGCAAGTTCTGCGATCTGGGGGGAACCCTCAACGATTTGGATGTCAGACTCCCACTTCTGACTCTCCGGGTCCTTCCAAGTGATCactgatttgtgggattttcctgACCCATCAGTGAACACGGTGAGAGCATCTTTAATTGGTGTTTTACTTTTGTAAGATTTTGGGGCCAAATAGAAGGTATCCTTAAACAGTTTATGTTTAGGATAATGTATTGAGATCTGGCCAGGATAGCTGTCtaaggaaatttggaggttttcatttgtttgtagAAGAGACTCCAATTGCTCCAGATTTAAAGGGACATAAATGCACGCCGGATCGCACCCTGCGAGGGTCCGGAGGCGTTGCCTGCCTTTAATGATGAGTTTGGCCATCAATTCAGCGGGTGTGGAGATGGTCTTTGGGGGCTGGTGCGGAAGGAACAGCCACTCGATGATAAGGAGTGGGTCCTTACGCCCAGCATCCCACTGAAACAGCAACCCATGGAAGTTTGGGCACTTACCCAAGATGGCAAGGGTAATAGGAAGGACCCGGTCCACACGGTGCGCCTGGCGGGATCTGATGGCCTCCGCAACTCTCTCCAGGGCTCCCTTCGCGGCAGGTGTCAGCTCGCGTGGAGAAGCCAGGTCGCCGTCTCCTCGCAGGAGTTCGAAGAGGGGCGCCAGTTCCTCCGTGGTGAGTCCCAGGAGAGGTCGGATCCACGTGATGGTGCCGCAGATCTGCTGCAGATCCCGCAGGGTCCGTGGGTCGTTTTTGATGGTCACAGACTGGGGCGCGACGGTCCTTCCTGTGATGGTGATGCCCAAGTACTTCCATGGGGCGGAGAGCTGGATCTTCTCCTCCGCAATCTGAAAACCCGCATCCTTGATGGCTTTTATTGTCTTATTAAGTGCTGCGCGGAGGTAGGTGGTCGTCTCCGCGCAGACAAGGACGTCGTCCATGTAATGTAATATGACGGCTTCAGGGAAAAGCCGGCGGACTGGCGAAAGAACCTGTGCTACAAAGGtttggcagagcactggagaatttttcattccctggggcAAGGTGGTCCATTGATACCTTTTATAAGGTTCCGCCCGATTAATTGATGGAACGGAAAAGGCGAACCTGGGGGCATCTCCAGGATACAGGGGGATGTTAAAAAAGCAGTCCTTGATATCAATGACTGCGAGCTGCCAATCCCGGGGAAGCATGGAgggtgagggaagcccaggctggagggggcccatgTCTTCAATGACATCATTTACCCTGCGGAGGTCCTGGAGCAGGCGCCACttgtctttgcctggttttttaattacaaagacAGGGGTGTTCcaagggctggtggagggtatTAAATGCCCAAGGCGCACCTGCTCCTCTACAAGTTCGTTGAGCGCCTTTAATTTTTCCTCCacaaggggccactgatccacccaCACCGGAACATCGGTCTTCCAATTCAACGGCGGGGAGGTGCGCTCCGCAGTGGCCCACACTAAAAATCCCACGCAGGGCTAGGGATGTCAAGGCGGGCACCCCACTGGGACAATACGTCCCTGCCTAATAGCATGATATTGGAAGAAACCACAAACGGTCGAATTGTGGCTATTTGTCCCTCTGGACCCTCCACACTTACCAAGCGTCGGCTACGCATGGAGTTGACAGCTCCGCCCACTCCGGAGATTGTGCCACAAGGGGGCACTAACTCCCAGTCGCGGGGCCACTTTGCCCTGGGAATGATGGTGACATCCGCCCCAGTGTCTGCCATTAGGTCCATCGCCACCGACTTTCCCTGTAACGAAAGCACAGTCCGAATTATAGGTCTTTCTTTAGTTACGTTTTGAGTCAGAAACACATGAATGTCCTGTCCAGAGTTCCGTTCAGAGAGGTCGTTTGAGTCCAGCAGATAGAGCAGCGCGAAGGGGAGTCCTCTGCCCAAGGTGTAGGGGGGCTCATGGCAGGTGACCGAGACCGTTACCTCGGACCCCGGTGGGACACACACCACTTCAGGGATGATGGAAATCCTGTCGGGTGTGTGCCTTGCGTCTCCGACGATGAGGACGGTCGCTTCGCCCTGGCAGTGAGGGGGCTCCAGGAACCCCGCGGGGACTCTCACCAGCTCCTCATCCTGGAAAGTGACAGTCATGGAGCTCTTGAGGACCCGGCGGCGGCCAGGATCTAAGTTGGCCGTTCTTCGGAGGAGGCGAAGTCCGTCGTCGGTGCTCCGCCAATCCTCCGAAACTGTCCCCTGGGCCATTGGTCCTCCCGGATAGTAGGGAGGCTCGGGCGCTGAGAAGGGCCATTTGTTGTCCTCACGCGGCCCCTCCTCGCGCTCCGCAGCCCGTTTCCCGCCGGCTGGTATGGCGGGAAAGAGTTCCTGGGTGGGGGTCTTGGGGAAGGCATATACGGGTTGTAAAACTGCTCCGGGGGCCAGTGTGGACAGTTCGCTTGTATGTGGCCCATCTGGCCACACCCGAAGCAGCGCACAGTGTTCATGTTTAACAttgcctcccccacccctttaCTCACTGCCATTGCGACCGTCACCTCGGTTGATGTTGCTTTGACGCATGCCTCCACCATCTGAGAGATGGTGGGCTCGGGGTCCTGCGGCAACGCCCTCAAGATCTTCTTGGTCTCCGCAGAGGCGTTGGTCACTGCCATCTTTCGGAGGAGCTCTTCCCTCGCCGCAGGGTGCTCTATCTGCCTGTCTATGGCCTCTCTGAGGCGGTCGACAAATTTGATAAACGACTCGTCCGGTCCTTGGAGAATGGTTGAAAAACTTTGGGAGGGAGTTCTGCCGTCCGGTATTTTCAGtagcgcggcacggccagcctctctGATGTCATCGAGGAGCGCAATTGGTAGTTGGATTTGGTCCTCTGGCTGGCCGAACTCTCCATCTCCCGCAACAGCCTCCATTACCTCATCACCCGTGCCCAGGGTCGCTGCCAGGTTGTGCTTTATAATGAGAGGTTTCAGTAGCTTTTTCCACTGAACCTCCCAAAGCAGCAGTTCCGTGGGGGACAACAGGGATTTGGCAATGTACTTGATATCATGCTGTACCAGTGTCCGTCCGGAAAAAGTAAGGTCcagtacatttttaaagaatggCGACTCGCGGCCATAGTCCTTTGCCgctttcctcagctccttcacctCAGCGTATGGCACTTGCTCCCACCGGGGCcgctttcccctctcccttatCACCGGTGCCGCAAAAGGCCCAAGGTCACGGGCCAGGTCTAGGTCCCCGTCCTCGATGGCCGCTGCCCGTATCTTGGCCCACCCGCCTCCCGACCTAGGTGTGGGCCGGGGGCTGTCACTGCCCTCATCCTCTTCGGAGGATGAGGCATGACGGGTGAGGGCCTTGAACCTCTCCCTGACCGTTGGGCTCCGGTGGCGTGGAGCCCTACAGGCCAAGATGGCCTGCTTCCGGCCAGGCCGACTTCCGGTTCCGGTAGCGTGGGAACCGGAagtggctggagagggggaggcGGGACTAGGCCCACCTCCCGGGGCGGGGCCTTCCGGCAGGGAGTTCCCACCCACAGGGGCGTGGCCTTCCTGTAGGCCGGTCCCTCCCACCGGGGGCCCACCCAGGGGCGCGGTCAAGGGGACGGAAGGGGCGGGTCCCGACGATGACACCATCGACGCATCAGACGGGGCGGGACCCGACGCAGGGGCGGCACTCGACGGAGGCGGGGTCAATGGGGAAATGGCGGGAACCCGAGGGGAGTAGGGAGGAGCTGGGTCGCCATTTTGTGGCGCTTCTGATGCCAGCTCGGCCATGCGGCCGGCGCCATTTTGTGATGTATGCTGGCACAGATTAGGAATTGAACAGCAAGGTTTTAAACTGGGGACAGGGGTCTGAGGGTCTTGGGACGAGGAAAGGGTCGAACTGGGGTGGCCAGTCCCAGGTCGAAAAGAGGACAGGATGGGacggggagcagcagggagacgGTGGCAACCCTGTGCCGGACTTTGGCAGGGTCTGCCGCCCGACCCACCCTTAAGGGAAAAAGGGTTAGGAGTGGGGGGGACGGAATGAGGGTTAGGAAAACTGGGGGCCCAACTCTCCcgtttttgtttaaataacgtaaaaatggaatgaaataaaggaaagaaacgTCCCACTTTAAAATTCCCCTTAACTTGTAAATCGTATAATAAACGCCCAACTTTTCCCCAGAACTGAACCGAGTTAAAATCTTCCTGCGCAGTGTCAGGAAGGTGGTcaaaaattaagttaattaaggcttttaaatcccttttgttaaaagaaatatttcccagAACGAGGGAGGACTTAACATGGGAATAAAAATCCCGCCGAGCCGGAGACATACGGTTTCCCATTATGTCAATACGGCTAAAAAATTCCCCAAGgaggcaaaggaaaacagaaaaggaaaagagacgGGGTCAGGTGCCAGACGGGGCACGAAAAACTCACCACAAAGGACGCCCGTCGAAAAGAAGATAGCCTCAAAGGGGGGTGGAAGCGCTGCAGGTCCGGAGTGCGAGGGAGCTTCACcgaagctgctgttcctgctcctccgGGTGTCTGCAGCCCACGAGGCGAGGGGTCTTCCGAAAACGAAGCACCGTCGTCCGTGGAACCACGTCCGAACGGCGCTTGAAGTCCTCGGGCAGCCGGCTCACGGAGTCGAAGCTGTCGAGGAGACGCTCTCCGCTTGACTCCGTGCAGGGGTCAGCGTGTTCGGGCGCCAGTTGTGGCGTGGCCGGTCCGCTCCGACTGAGTCGGGGACTTCGGGCACGCTATGATGGTAATAAAGAGAGTCTTCCACCAGGCGGGGTCTCTCAGGCGGCTTTATTTCGAGGGCTAATCGAGGGAAGGCGAGGAGGGCGAAGGGATGCaaccactcagagggcgagccagctctgagagccccgaaccagggcgGGGCAGGGTATATAACAGTTACAGGGGAGGAGGGTCAAGGGGTAGAgcatccaaccgggtgagggtatgagggtggagtcaaCGGAGAGTGACATGGCAACGGCCAACCGGGATAAAGgaaaggagtggtttcgggggaggaaccaatgggggtacaaagaacttagaactttccagaacaaagggaaggaatacaaaatgattgacataaactgggggaagggagaacagatgACAGACAACTTGGGAGGCGGGAAAGCTACACATCAGTGGCCTCCCATGGTAATGCAGGGAGGTCACtagccacaccccctcccacactATGAGCTGTAGTCTTAAGGCAGGATGCTTTATGAAAGGTTCTATTTGCAACCTGCTCTGGCAAGATGACAGAGTTAAGGCACTTTCCTTGATCTTGAAAGCACTCCAGATTCAGCTGTATTGTTCATTACAAGGATTACTCGGTGTCTTCATCTGTTGAAAtaacttctttttctctcaaagTAACTCAGAGTAGACAAAATCACACATTTTTGTGACACATGGAAGTCAATTGTGTTGATATTGATATTATGAATAAGAGTCTTCCTAATTTATGAAGGCTTCATGAGTTTGAATTTTGTGTCTGGTGTATGGATGTTGCAGGGTTTATTTTGTCAGGGTATAAATAATAATGTTTCTTCTTGTGAAATGtgtctaaatatttttttttcttatgccccttttttttttttttctttctgaaagatggaaaattattttaagaaagagTTAGAAAAGCTGATGATATAAATGTTGCTATGtatttacataattttattttgggcACTTTGTGTCCAACTTTATGCAGTTTTGAAAGCAGCCAGACCTACTTGAAAAGCTTTGAAAGGGCTGGAAAcctctttcatttctttattttattaaagatCCTGGAGGTCTCTACTTCTCTTTGATGTATAAAAACAACAGAAGCTTCTTTGATTGAAGGAGATACATAGATGTTGGCTCATTTCTAGTGTTTTCTCAAAATAATTCAAAGCAGGTATTTTAATGAATGAATGCTATGCTTGCAAAGATCTGCAAATGTAAATTCTGTTAAAGACAAAAGCT
This genomic window contains:
- the LOC140683508 gene encoding uncharacterized protein; translated protein: MAAHMSPIREKHQESPHCTQLAVAVAFVILWLQAADGWIVQQPKENVWVTLAKSLQQDNLCLAMGSVDNPLSTCLVGVPLVADDWPVFNSDLLRTTGKRLNPVDTWDEWTKILSNSKEEPQELDLLGSSHAEYCVKFYYRRPSQNWHGLDLAKNTYRKDVTPLSKKYNSQTWCNYTSQVVSISSTRPKVLPKGMFLICGDRVWSGIPSRLQGGPCSLGKLATLTPNKTQILEWRKEKQLARKKRSYDQFDSNCDSQLYNWGKTKRIAASIFLPWYAAAKALGELSHLECWVNKNANATSAALSDLLADEQTTRHATLQNRAAIDFLLLAHGHSCEDFDGLCCFNLSSRSKSIQAHIQQIKEQVKDLKTENPSAADPIDKTFLQWGIPGWAAPIVKGLIWILVIIFLIFIALAIFKQYLVKTFGSAYLVNKDGGDVGGGVASDLPALPWEATDV